The Lycium barbarum isolate Lr01 chromosome 12, ASM1917538v2, whole genome shotgun sequence genome includes a region encoding these proteins:
- the LOC132624763 gene encoding uncharacterized protein LOC132624763 gives MEEEEYFCPSFSSYSSNRVVEIAGKISNEINGDGADGEEDFEFSVGCENPDDFPFDRQIKPIFPVFNRDLLLNGVCVNGESSEKVDSSVQVSLKDLFLEEREPLSSSSSEVDELESVPQGTYCVWKPKLTEPSPSTCKKSNSTGSVFKRWSIRDLMRRSNSDGEDSFVFLTPEKGMKKEDSKATDLTETTSKVAGKLKAKGGSSRGDKAASVYLRNQAAKEMDKNKRKSYLPYRQDLVGIFTNVNNFGRTFPPF, from the coding sequence ATGGAGGAAGAAGAATATTTCTGCCCTAGCTTTAGTAGCTATTCTTCAAATAGAGTGGTGGAAATTGCCGGTAAAATCTCCAATGAAATTAACGGTGACGGTGCTGATGGCGAGGAAGATTTTGAATTCTCTGTTGGATGTGAAAATCCAGATGATTTCCCCTTCGACCGTCAAATCAAACCTATTTTCCCCGTTTTCAACCGCGATCTATTACTAAACGGCGTTTGTGTTAACGGAGAATCATCGGAAAAAGTTGATAGTTCAGTTCAAGTATCGTTAAAGGATTTGTTCTTAGAAGAACGCGAACCGTTATCGTCATCATCTTCAGAGGTTGATGAGTTGGAAAGTGTACCTCAAGGAACCTATTGTGTATGGAAACCGAAGCTAACCGAGCCTTCACCGAGTACTTGTAAGAAGAGTAATTCAACAGGATCGGTGTTTAAGCGGTGGAGTATTCGAGATTTGATGCGAAGGAGTAATAGCGACGGTGAGGACAGTTTTGTTTTTTTAACGCCGGAAAAAGGAATGAAAAAGGAAGATTCTAAAGCAACGGACTTAACGGAGACGACGTCAAAGGTTGCCGGAAAATTAAAAGCAAAAGGCGGTAGTAGCAGAGGCGACAAGGCAGCTTCAGTTTATTTAAGGAATCAAGCGGCAAAGGAAATGGATAAGAATAAGAGGAAATCATATTTACCATACCGGCAAGATCTAGTAGGTATTTTCACAAATGTCAACAATTTCGGTAGAACTTTTCCTCCTTTTTAG